From the Vulpes vulpes isolate BD-2025 chromosome 15, VulVul3, whole genome shotgun sequence genome, the window CTCCAGGGGCCAGATGACATTGACCCATGTCCTGGGCTACATTCCCTTGGAAGGACTTGCTTGAGGGATTACTGAGGGGGGGCTCATTGTGAGGTGCTTATTGCTTGTCCTCAAGGATTAAATTTTTAGTAGCACAAGGAGTGGAATTCTTAAACTCCGCAAATAAGGCATAAAGAAACTTTAGAGGGTATTGGCTTTTTGAAGCATCGATCTTCTGTTGTCTAGGTGATTTAGCTTTTCATGTCTGGTTTTGAAAGGAATACTTTGAGAAATGCTGTTGGTTATTTCACAGGACCCCGTGTGGCAAGAAGGCTCAGTTGGGACATTTTTCTGGCAAACTAGGAACTCACCCTTGCAGTTTTTAGGGAACACTTCTTCCCTTGTTTGAATTTGAGTTTTCAGTAGAAACCTTTGTAGAGCTGTGTCCTAAATCCAGACACTTTATCCTGactcttctttttaatgtaaataacgTAAAGGTTTTTACATGCAAATATTCAAGGCTACTTTGATTTAAAGTACTGGAAGAGGTCATCCAGAGGCTGCTGTTAGACATTACAAAGGAAAGGTCCAGCGGTACTAAGCGTAGTTATGACAGTCATTGGTGTTCAAGGGATATTTTCACTCCCATGATTACCTAGACCATGCCAGAAGGTGACATCAGAGCACGGTCACATGTCCACCTGGCAGGTGCTGAGAGGTGATGTCAAAGAACTTACATGAACCCACTGTCTTTAAATTAACAgcaatttcatcattttatagtGTAGGCTCTTTGACTTGGTCAGGGCTCCATTTGAATTGCTTCAACCTAAAAAAACACACCACAGAATGGTGGGCTCTGGGCATACACGTGAAAGGCTCTTTCTATTTTTAGGTCTCAGCCCTCGAGccatttttttttgggggggggacctTTTCTATGGAAGGTGCCACTGAATACTTCAACCCTCTCTGTACTCCAGTAGTGATACAggtaattcctttctttttaaagaaactgaccTTTAATTCCACAAGTAACATAAAAATTTGTTCTTGGAAAAATTAAACTGCAGATAGGACATCAATCTTTTATGTTCTGAATGGCCCTGATTCCAGCCAACTTGCTGGATGCTCTAGTCCTAATAGTTAATTCTCTTTTatagaaagatatttataaataatgagactctcctcttccttttgatGTTTATACCAGGAACTTCTCTTGTCAGCTTGCATTGTCTAGGACCTaggaataatgttttaaaaagtagtggTATCTGTTTCTGGAACTGAAGGGATCTTCCATCATTCTATGTTATTTTCTGTGGATTACTTTGTTAGGAATACTTTATTAttagaaatactttatttctcttcctgGATTGCTCAGAGCGTTTATTAGGAGTGTTGAGATTTATGGTATGCTTTTCCACTTCCTTTGAGATGGTGTTGAGATgatgtttttaacatttaatcaTCTGTTCATATCATAAATGGCacattagtatatttttaattgttgaaccacctttgcttccttggagaaatatgATCTGGTCATGATGCGATTCTTTAAACACTGTTGAATTTCATTCAACAATATTAAGGTTTTTCATCTTTGTCCAGAAAATCCAAAGATCTGGTTTTCTTCTGTGATTTGTGTTAGCATTGTTCTGATACCAAATGGCTAactttagaaaatggaaaatacttaTTCCTCAAATGTAAGGCCTTTTTTTCAATTCTGGGATTTAATTTTGCCTTAGCTTGTCTCTTTATTGTATTAGTCATTTCAATGAGccagatttcatccttttttaaaataaacacattcatgCATGGAGCTTTCTTAATTACTCCTTAGGCAAGCTTCCAAGTATTGGTATGTTTCTTTTCCCTAAGCATTATTTATGAGCGTGTCTAACTTCTAGGACCATTGGTTTCCAGCCTCTTATCTACAGAAACCGATCCTATGTATTTCGTTTATGTCCTACTGAGAAAATCCTCTTCCAGCCTTACCTGTGCTGCTTGAGTTAAGGAAGCGTCAAGTCTCCTGCTAGGATGGCACCTTGTGCAGTTGTTATTGCACATGTTTTGAACTTCTTTAATGTATAAATAACCAAGATGTTTCCCCCTTTAAGGAAGATTTCTACCAGGCACTGCCCCCAAGTCATTCTATAAACTACAAGAAAACCCCAAAGTAcaattaatgttttattaaaaaaaaaaaattgaactcacCACTTGGTAAAGGACACCAAGTGTAtatgacaaaggaaataaatgccCTGGGATTAGAATGATAATAGAAATCGAAAGACCTTTAGTTCTCAGGAGCCAGTGTTAGAGAACTCTGATTGACAAACCCCCAGAAACAAGGCGGGAACCACAGATGAAATGTTTCaattggtgttaaaaaaaaaaaaaaaaaaaaaacacacaaaacactgCATcagaagagaagacacaaaaaACAGCTCTGCCAAttttaggaggaggaggagagtcaACCCAAAACAGAATTCACCACATTTTTCTTGGAAGGCGCGTGGACATTAAGCAGGACTTAATGAACTTTTCCCCTAAAAATGGCCCAGCCACAGGACGGCATCTGTAAACAGTGGGTCATCTTTCCTCCTACGCTAATGTAAAAAGTCAGAGCTCAAAAAGATACTTTTTGACACTTTTCACTGTTCTAAATTACaggattttaaactttttctataTAATACAGCATCACATAAATTTTTATCTAAAAGCAATGGGTTCAGGCCTGCTTtaggctgaaaaaaaaagtccttaacttAGTGGGGACAGCCCCTACCTCGGCTTGGTCCCACGTAACTTCCCATTACTGTTTCTCAAAAAGCATGTCAGGGATGGCTTTTACACAGTTGGTAGCGATGCTGTTTAAAACCACAGAAGACTGAGCCGCACCTGCTCGTGGTGGAGAGGCGTCGACACACGGAGGAGAGATGACAGTCAGGAGTTGGGGTCTCCTGGGTCACCCAAGCCACACGACCAGTGGGACGGGGTCTTGCTACCTTGATTTCTTTTCCACCAAAGTCCCACCATCAGATGCTTTTCACTACTTAAAAAAGCTTGATAAAGCAGTTgatgaaaatttcaaagaagagaCACAGAACACCCCTAACTACAGCAATGTCTTGTTTCCACCCAGGAGCGATTAGGTCTCCCAAGAAGCCTTCTCTTTATTGTTGTAGTATTTCCTCTGGCTCTGAAAATGGACAGAGCCCCCTCTTAGCCAGTGCTCTCCACCCAGAGTACCATAGTCCATCCTTTTTCTTCTGAGCAGACTCACCCTTTCATAGAGTTGCTGCTTTAATGAAGACTTTAACGAAGCTGGATTGTCACCAAGGCCCGTGATGGCAGGAGAGTCTTTAGATGAAGCTTGTTTCCTaacttgttcctttcttctcccattcCTAGAGTACCATTCAAATTCCAGCACCCCCCCGCCACCCACCCCCAGAAGGAAAGTTAGTTATCCTATGTAGCAGCCTCCATCTACATAGAACAACGTAAGAAGTATTTTTTTGAAGCACAGAAGCACTGAGGGATAGAGTTGGCAGCTATGTTTCAACCCTTGTCTGTTCACGATTTGGGGCACCTGCTACGAGATTTTGAGGCTGCAGCACAGCAGAGCATGCTGGGAGTGATTGGCAATATTGGCCACAGCAGCAAGGGAGTAGCGGCTCATGTGTTTGTGTGGACTGAGTAGTCAGTCATCCGGTGCAGGTACCTCAAAATATCTCCCGCAGGTAAGCAGGACAGAAATGAGGAGCAGAGTTTGCCAAAAACAAAAGTTGCTCTGGGCATGTTCTTTACTGTGCACGTGAGTAAAAGACTTCTAGCCCTCAGGGAGGAACCCAGAAAGGGCGTCCTGTCCTTGCTTCCACCTTACTGAGCCTTCCACCACCAGCTGGCTCGGGGGCTTTGGGCAAATCCTATCACCTGTCTGAACCTGTTTCTTTAGTTTTAATGGCAGAAGGCCTTTAGAATCACTGACTTTTTGATTTGAAAATTGGCCAGTCCCAGCCCGTCTCTGAACTTAGGCTTATTGCCCTGGAACCTACAGATGATCGAGCGGTGGGTAGTTGCAGGATCACATGTCCTCAGGCTGTCCGCTAAGAACCCCGGACCCCAGTGCTCGCCTTTCTGGGTGGTCAGAGCCAAAGGCACCGCAGAGCCTCAGCCCCTGCGTGAGAGCAGAGCCCTCTCAGTGCTGGTGCCCGAGGCAGGGAGGTGCtacccggggcgggggggcacctCCTCCCACAGCTCTGCCATCTCCCCCTGGGGGGGCCCCGAAGAAGGCTGAGAGTGACCACTTACCTTCGCTTTCTGGAGGACGGTGCCTTTGCCCGTGACCATGACCGAAAGCGGCCTGTTCTTGAGCGCCGTAGCAGAGTTGACTGGGGTGCagtctggggcaggggtgggggtggcagctTTGGGCTATAGTGGCGAGAGGAGCACAAggcctcagcccagggcagggcatGGGAcccgcctcccccagccccgcgcCAGGGACTCCCGCCGCTCACCCGGGGGCTCACGCTCTCCAGGTGGGTGGTGTCCACGGTGGTGCCCAGCGTCACGGGCCCGGCCTCCGCCTTCTTCAGGTTGTCCTTCACCTCCACGATGTTGAGCTCGAGGTCCACACGCCTTCTCTCCTCGACCCTGCACTCCTCATCGATTTCCTTCAGCTTCTGCTCCAGGCTGGCCAGGACCCCCTTGTCTGCGGAGGGAATTAAGCTGGCTGCGGGGAGCGGcaacccggggggggggggggcagctccaGGCCCGGCACCCAGAGTTGGGCCCCATGTTAGCATTCTGCAAAGGCTGAAGGAATACGCTGTGGGAGGACGGCTCTGCCTTCACAGGAAGGCATGCATCTGAGGTATAGAACCTTCTGGTAGGTTCTTAGGGTTCTCAACTGAGAAGTTGTTTCGATACTGACTACTGTTGTTTCGATACTGGCTACTGTGGCAGcaacccaccccccccccccagggagagAGCAGCTTTATTAATGACCCTTGGAGGATGGCTGTGCTGTTCCCACCTGGCCTACATAGTCCCCTCAGTCCTACTGGCGCTCAGGGCTCCCCTAAACCCCTTAGGAGCGGtggtccccagccctggctctTCCTCAGTCCTGTTTTATTCTCACCCTGGAGTTCTCAGGTTGGTACTGAAGCTCCAGGAACCGACGGCTCAGAGCTCATTGCTAGCGGAGCCCATGGTGCCATGTGGGTTCAAGCAGAGTCCCAAGCCAACAGCCACTGAGATGACTTATGCCCTGTTTCCAAGCCCAGGGTgagtaacccccccccccccatcagccCTTGTCCAAGGGCAGGCAGGCACAGGGCCCACTCTGAAAGAAAAATTCACAGAGAACAAGCTGAGAAGATGTTAACGATGGTTCTGGACCCAGAGTCTGAGAATTACTTTCCTATGCTCTGTGGACTTACTGGCCTAGGATCTTCAGGGCTGCTTTGCCAGGAGAATAAACCATAGTGGAAGTTTTCTCCTGTCCAGAAAACCCACATGGGAGAGAAAGGGTGGGGAATCCCTGGCCCTGCCTCACCGCCCAGCTCACGCCCCAGGTTTGCAAGGACTGTCGGGGATGAGCCTCTGGTCACGCTGGTTAGCACACGTCCCAGCTCTGCAATGTTGGCTGGGTAGAAAGGACATCTCCTTTCCTCTGCGCACCAGCAGCCAACACCACTGAGCCTTTGAAACCAGTGGCACAAATTTATAGacagcagattagtggttgcctagggaaCTGAGGGtcgggggagggtgggagggaggatgaCCACTAATGAGTATGAGTGGTGAGATGTTCTGAGGGTCACTGGTGCTGGTGGCACAGATCTGGGAAGATACTAAACACCACCATGGTGTTGTACACTGTAAGTGGGTGGGTGGTATGGTCTGCGAACTGCATCTCGGTAGAGCTGTTACAGGACAAAGGAAGTGGGTGACTCCAATGGAAGGAGGTACGGGAGCGCAATCGTGTTCTAAGCTTTCCCAGGAGGCGGCTGGGTTTGTCCTCAAACCTGGTTCTGCCAGTTGGGCTTGTGGGTGCAACTGTGCGATTTAATTATTAGGTCAGCACCGAGCTGCACTCTGTAAGTGGAAATGAGGTGCATGCTTCAGAAAGGTCCCATAAAAGGCAAGTTTCTTCTAGGGGATGGCTGCTGAGTGATGAGGGGGCAGGATCTGGAAAATCATCTACAAAGACTCCGATTTCTTTGCAAGggtcttaaatttttcttcactGTGAAGAAATGAAGGCTGGAGATGCTGGATGCCGTGGTACAGGTGCAGTTAAGGCAGGAAAGGGGGCACAGGCCACGACTCAGGCAAAGGCCTTGGCACCACGTTAAAAGACGAAATAtgtttaagtgaaaataaaacattatgggTCTAAACGTGTAATTTTTAGAGATTTCCTCCTCTGacgttttttttccccactaccTTCTGGTCCTATTGACATCAGGTCAGGGGATCTCTATACAGAATAGCAACATTTCagacagggcagggggcagaacATGGCAGGGGAGCACCCAGCTGCAGCAAAGATTGATGGGGTGACGGCTGAGGGGCTGCATGCAGGTGCACAGATCAGGATTCTTCCCAAGGAAAGTCCAAGCACTTCTCCGCCCCCCACTCTCCACCCTGGAGTCAGTCCCCTCAcctgtgcattaaaaaaaaaaaagatttagagagagagagagcatgagtggggtgaggagcagaaggagagggagaagcaggctcccctgcagagcagggcacctgacacagggctcaattcagggacctccaggatcacgacctgagctgaaggcagacgcttaacccactcacccacccaggtgcccctctcaccTGTGCATTTTAACACAGTCTCTCTCAGCTCCCGTTTCTCTTTCCGGagctgagccaggtgcccccggatttcttccttcttcttctcgagcctctccttctcctctgtgtaCCGTTTCACCTCAGCTTCTGTCCTATTCTTGCCAAGTTTGATCTCTACAGACCCAGAGAGGAGAAGCCCCAGGTCAGCCAGGCTGGGACACAAGGGCCACCCCAACCCACTGTGCAGGCTCAGACACAACCCCAGGGCTTCGGCAGTGGGGCAGAGCTAAACACCAGGCCAGCCAGGCAGGGACAGACAAGACAATTGGGCCCACACTTTCtttgctatgtgaccttgggcaagtcccatCACTTCTGaacctctatttcctcatctaaaaGGGAAGGATCTAGACTAACTGCCCCAAGCCACTTCCAAAACATCCAACTCATCTAGCACAGGCACCTGCAGTGGCCACCCTCAACCTGTCCTTCACAGGTGGGCTGGCGCCAGCTGGGGTGACAGCTGCGGCATCGGGGCAGCTCGACGGGAAGGAGATCTTCTGCTGTTCAGTCTGGATTTTGACTGTTGTGGTTCTCGGGGAAGGCTCCTCAGGGTCTGCACTCTCCTGTTGCGGCATCTGCTTCAGGAGAAAGCAAACACGGCTCAGCCGGCCCAGGGGCTATGAGGGCGAGGCTGGCTCACCTGCTGGGGGGGCAGCCTCACCTGCAACTCGGGGTTCTCTGGAGACTCGACAAGGGGTTCAGCCAGGGCAGGGCCTGAGTCTGCAGGGGCAGCCTCAGCTGCGGGTTCCAGGTGGGCTGGCGGCGGGgatggggcctgggcctgggccccacTGGAGCTGTGCAAAAAGGACTTGACAGGTGTGAGGTCCAGGTAGACTCGGTCGGGCTGGGATTCGCTGGGAGCTTCTGTCACAGGGGCGGCTTCCTCGGGAGTTTCCACCTGCAGAGGGGAGATAGTCTGGTGGCTCTCATCATCGCCTCTGCTCCCTGCGCTATGGAGAGGACACCAGACCTGCCTCCTGTCCTTGCCTCAAGCTGGAGTTCGTGGGGACCCGCCTCTTTGGAAAGCTTCCACTGAGCTGGACTTATAGACCAGGGCTCAAGTCCAGGGTTTGCCATTCAGGAGTTGGGAGACCCGGGACACAGTACCTAACTGTTCCTGAATCTCATTTCTTGATCTGTAGAGAAGAGACTAGTGGACCTCCTTATCAGGTGGTTAGGAttactttttttgtaagattttatttattcataagatacagaaagaggcagagacataggcagacagagaagcaggctccctgcagggagaccgatgtgggactcgatcccaggacctcaggatgatgacctgagctgaaggcagatgcttaaccatggagccacccaggtgccccaggcggTTTGGAATAAGTCAGATAATCCACAGAAGCCCTCGGCGCAGCAGAGTTCAGTGCCTAGTAAATGGAAGCTGCTTTCGCTATGACTGTTTATTATCTGTTTGGGCCTCAAAGGTTAATGGTGTCTCTGTTCCCGATCCTGACACCACACCTCACACCAACTAGGAGGGTTAACCAGCTATTTTAGCTAGAGAAGTCCCCAAGCCAGGAGCACTGCACAGAACATGGCCTTGCACTAGGTGACTTAGAATCCACCCATCTTAGGGACAACCTGCTGATCTCTGGCATCGAAGTTTgatgggaggaggatggggacagCCCAGGTCACTGCCCAGCCTGGGTCCTTACCACAGCCGTCAGCTCTGACGTCTCCACATCATCGTACAGCATCTCCTGGCGGTCTGGTCTGGGCAGGCCGTCGATATAAGTGTTCGGCTCTGAGAACTTTCTCTGCATCAGTCTGGAAGACCCAGTAAGGCACGGCAAGAGGAGGATGAGGACAGGGTGGTCAAAGCCACCAGTGGCAGAGGACTCATGACAACGAGAGGTACAGTAGGAGCCAGAGGGCCTGCAGGGGACCCAGGGACTGGCATCGACCTCATTTTCAACTCGTCTATTTAGGGAtatctcctccctctcttcccagggCCTTCTTACTGGAACTCCTAGTTCTGAACTTCTCTTCCAGGAAAACAAACTTCCTTTGCCCCCTACCCCTCCTCCAGATCCTACTGCCTTCTTGCCCAGATTCCTCCCTTATAGGACCTCCTTCCAACCACAAAATCCTTTCTCATTTCATCATCATGATGCACTGGGGTGGCCCAGACCAGGCACTCCCCCCTTTTTGTACAGAAAAGGGAAAGTGGATCCCATTGCAGTGGCTTGGCCAGCTTCCGTCAGAGCTACCTCCACCCCCCTGACCCAGGAGCACTTCTCCCCAGGCCCGCTCTGCTTGCCTGGAAAGCAGAAGTACCAGCACTCCATCAGCAGTAAGGAAAGTGGATGGTCAGGAAAGGCACCAACTCTGCCCTAAGGAGTTGGAGAGTGTCCACCCAGGCCGATGGTGCTGTGGCCGCCCCCTGCCCAAGGCCTGGCTCAGCTCCTAGCTGCTAGCTGCTCCTGGGCCCCGGGCTTCCTGCTGCCGGGTAGGACTGGGCTGACCCTGGCTTCTCAGCTGCTGCCCTGCGTGATGGAACAGGCCAAGGGGGGCCAGCCCGGGCCCACGTTTTGAAGCATGGCTGGGAATGGGAGCGTTTGATGCAGCAAGCCCCCGTAACACTCACAGCAGAGAGGTTTTGGCCGCACTCACGATACAGGACACCCTGTCTGCATCCACATAGTCGTAGGTGAATTCTTCTGGGTCTGTCTTGGAACCTGACTCGGAGAGCAGGAGGCCCAGCCAGTGGCCCATCTCCTCAGAAGACTTAGCCTGCAAGGAGGCGGAGAGGGACATGAGCAGAGCTGGATGGAATGTGCCGGCTGCTGCCCAGCCCTCCCAACCAGTAAGGAGTAGCTACTGGGTGGGTGCCAGTAGGGAGGGTGCCAGTAGCACCCTTGCCAGGATGCCCACACAGGCAAGGCCTCTGAGACAGGTGGGGGCCATGCACTCTCATTTTCACCAGCCTATCTCAACCCCGTGTC encodes:
- the AFAP1L2 gene encoding actin filament-associated protein 1-like 2 isoform X27, translated to MNKVTVNKPQNAESQDKAPEEQNPLTNGEPGQHSLAPQKSLPDLPPPKIIPERKQLSIPKIESPEGYYEEAEPYDTSLNEDGEAVSSSYESYDEEENSKGKSAPYQWPSPEASIELMRDARICAFLWRKKWLGQWAKQLCVIKDTRLLCYKSSKDHSPQLDVNLLGSSVIHKEKQVRKKEHKLKITPMNADVIVLGLQSRDQAEQWLRVIQEVSGLPSEGASEGNQYAPDAQRLNCQKLDIMEKYLSAPEYGSSIDGHPEVPEAKDVKKKSSPGLKLSNLMNLGRKKSTSLEPPDRSLETSSYLNVLVNSQWKSRWCSVRDSHLHFFQDRNRSKVAQQPVSLLGCEVVPDPSPDHLYSFRILHHGEELAKLEAKSSEEMGHWLGLLLSESGSKTDPEEFTYDYVDADRVSCIVSAAKTSLLLMQRKFSEPNTYIDGLPRPDRQEMLYDDVETSELTAVVETPEEAAPVTEAPSESQPDRVYLDLTPVKSFLHSSSGAQAQAPSPPPAHLEPAAEAAPADSGPALAEPLVESPENPELQMPQQESADPEEPSPRTTTVKIQTEQQKISFPSSCPDAAAVTPAGASPPVKDRLRVATAEIKLGKNRTEAEVKRYTEEKERLEKKKEEIRGHLAQLRKEKRELRETVLKCTDKGVLASLEQKLKEIDEECRVEERRRVDLELNIVEVKDNLKKAEAGPVTLGTTVDTTHLESVSPRPKAATPTPAPDCTPVNSATALKNRPLSVMVTGKGTVLQKAKPKQKRDQRPI